A genomic region of Tsukamurella pulmonis contains the following coding sequences:
- a CDS encoding zinc-binding dehydrogenase codes for MKAVVCNEGRLTVEDLPAPSPARGQVLLNVTRTGICGSDLHARHHADLVADLAAKAGYPDCMRTDQRIVMGHEFVGTVAEYGPGCRKRWPVGTRVVSLPTLMVGSEPQLVGLSERAPGSYAEQVLVQESMTMPVPAKLSDEEAALTEPMAVAWHAVRRAEVGRGQTAIVIGCGPIGLAVISMLRASGVKKIIASDFSPGRRALAKQMGAHVVVDPREQQPWDAYKQPRNEIRKASDLFKLGVSTMDKLTLVPGPLPWWHVFRLADKIGETPSGPVVFECVGVPGMINSIIEAAPLRTRVVVVGVCMEPDQIMPALAGNKEIDLRFAFGYDPGEFHDTLHMMADGKVDVKPLVTGTVGLDGVATAFDALGDPEVHAKILIDPSSTATAP; via the coding sequence ATGAAAGCTGTCGTGTGCAACGAAGGCCGTCTCACCGTCGAGGATCTCCCCGCCCCCAGCCCCGCCCGCGGGCAGGTGCTCCTGAACGTCACCCGCACCGGGATCTGCGGCTCGGACCTGCACGCCCGCCACCACGCCGACCTCGTGGCCGATCTCGCGGCCAAGGCCGGGTACCCCGATTGCATGCGCACCGACCAGCGCATCGTCATGGGGCACGAGTTCGTGGGCACTGTCGCCGAGTACGGCCCCGGCTGCCGCAAGCGGTGGCCGGTGGGCACGCGCGTGGTGTCCCTGCCGACGCTGATGGTCGGCAGCGAGCCCCAGCTCGTGGGCCTGTCCGAGCGCGCCCCCGGCTCGTACGCCGAGCAGGTGCTCGTCCAGGAGTCGATGACGATGCCCGTGCCCGCCAAGCTGTCCGACGAGGAGGCCGCCCTCACCGAGCCGATGGCCGTCGCGTGGCACGCGGTGCGCCGCGCCGAGGTCGGCCGCGGGCAGACGGCCATCGTGATCGGCTGCGGCCCCATCGGCCTCGCGGTGATCTCGATGCTGCGCGCGTCGGGGGTCAAGAAGATCATCGCGAGCGACTTCTCCCCCGGCCGCCGCGCCCTCGCCAAGCAGATGGGCGCCCACGTCGTCGTCGATCCGCGCGAGCAGCAGCCGTGGGACGCCTACAAGCAGCCCCGCAACGAGATCCGCAAGGCGAGCGACCTGTTCAAGCTGGGCGTGAGCACGATGGACAAGCTCACCCTCGTCCCGGGTCCCCTGCCCTGGTGGCACGTCTTCCGCCTCGCGGACAAGATCGGCGAGACCCCGTCGGGCCCCGTGGTCTTCGAGTGCGTCGGTGTGCCCGGGATGATCAACTCGATCATCGAGGCCGCACCGCTGCGCACCCGCGTGGTCGTCGTCGGGGTCTGTATGGAGCCCGACCAGATCATGCCCGCCCTCGCCGGCAACAAGGAGATCGACCTGCGGTTCGCCTTCGGCTACGACCCCGGCGAGTTCCACGACACGCTGCACATGATGGCGGACGGCAAGGTCGACGTGAAGCCGTTGGTCACGGGCACCGTCGGCCTCGACGGCGTGGCGACGGCGTTCGACGCTCTCGGCGATCCCGAAGTGCACGCCAAGATCCTCATCGACCCGTCGAGCACGGCGACCGCCCCCTGA
- a CDS encoding exodeoxyribonuclease III, translating to MRVGTFNVNGIRAARRRGFDAWFADRGLDVLALQELRCPPAEVGDFPGYRAAVDCGSIPGRNGVAILSREAPSDVRTWVSHPPRARGLAEYAHEGRYVEIDVPGLTVACLYLPKGGLPAHLQRPGNMRETPDGGAKHARKMRFLDGFARELDRNRRAALAAGREFLLLGDLNLAHLPHDVTNWRPAQKMEGFLPEERAWLDERIGPRRLVDVVRTLHGDRPGPLSWWSWAGASFTKDVGWRIDHQLATPGLARRAVAVTVDKEPSPDERLSDHAPVIVDYAVS from the coding sequence CTGCGCGTCGGCACCTTCAACGTCAACGGTATCCGGGCGGCGCGGCGGCGCGGCTTCGACGCGTGGTTCGCGGACCGCGGGCTCGACGTGCTCGCACTGCAGGAACTGCGCTGCCCGCCCGCCGAGGTGGGCGACTTCCCCGGCTACCGCGCCGCCGTCGACTGCGGCTCGATCCCCGGCCGCAACGGGGTGGCGATCCTGTCCCGGGAAGCACCGTCGGACGTGCGGACCTGGGTGAGCCACCCGCCGCGCGCCCGCGGACTCGCCGAGTACGCCCACGAGGGCCGGTACGTGGAGATCGACGTCCCGGGACTGACGGTGGCCTGCCTGTACCTGCCCAAGGGCGGGCTGCCGGCGCACCTGCAGCGCCCCGGGAACATGCGGGAGACGCCCGACGGCGGCGCCAAGCACGCCCGGAAGATGCGCTTCCTGGACGGCTTCGCGCGCGAGCTCGATCGCAACCGCCGCGCCGCGCTCGCCGCCGGACGGGAGTTCCTGCTGCTCGGCGACCTGAACCTCGCGCACCTGCCGCACGACGTCACCAACTGGCGCCCGGCGCAGAAGATGGAGGGCTTCCTGCCCGAGGAACGCGCCTGGCTCGACGAGCGGATCGGACCCCGGCGCCTGGTCGACGTGGTGCGGACCCTGCACGGCGACCGGCCCGGGCCGCTGTCCTGGTGGAGCTGGGCGGGCGCCTCCTTCACCAAGGACGTCGGCTGGCGGATCGATCACCAGCTGGCCACCCCGGGGCTGGCGCGCAGGGCGGTGGCGGTCACCGTCGACAAGGAGCCCTCGCCCGACGAGCGGCTCTCCGATCACGCTCCGGTGATCGTGGACTACGCCGTGAGCTGA
- a CDS encoding cation:proton antiporter: MTFSTLALITALGLLGPLLSAKRSWHIPVVLGPVLGGVIFGATGFRVLDATEPTFQFLANVGFAIVLFIAGTHIPVRDPAVRSVLGVGALRAVAIGLVAAVLGSVLAQVFDTGHAALYAVLMASSSTSIVQSVIKMNGLTNPSLLALTAQVAIADVVCIVALPLAINPPTAVRAALGALAVIAAAFVLYLLLRWSERIGLRKRLEEISEEREFALQLRISLVGLFLLAAIASTTHVSIMIAGFTLGLAVSAVGEPRRMASQLFAVGEGFLGPLFSVWLGAVVDLRHLIEHPKFIVLGLALGLGSLLAHGAIRFAGVPASLAVLSAAQVSLPVSAVTVGEELHVLAAGEGGALIVGGVVTILGVAIAAGRATRQMGDPARAQLTA; encoded by the coding sequence ATGACGTTCTCGACCCTGGCACTGATCACCGCATTGGGGCTGTTGGGTCCGCTGCTCTCCGCCAAGCGGAGTTGGCACATCCCCGTGGTGCTCGGGCCGGTGCTGGGCGGGGTGATCTTCGGCGCCACCGGTTTCCGCGTGCTGGACGCCACCGAACCCACCTTCCAGTTCCTCGCCAACGTGGGCTTCGCGATCGTGCTGTTCATCGCCGGGACGCACATCCCGGTGCGCGATCCGGCGGTGCGCTCGGTGCTGGGTGTCGGCGCCCTGCGGGCGGTCGCGATCGGTCTGGTCGCGGCCGTCCTGGGATCGGTCCTCGCGCAGGTCTTCGACACCGGGCACGCCGCCCTCTACGCGGTGCTCATGGCCTCGTCGTCGACGTCCATCGTGCAGTCGGTGATCAAGATGAACGGGCTGACCAACCCCTCCCTGCTCGCGCTCACCGCACAGGTGGCTATCGCCGACGTGGTCTGCATCGTCGCGCTCCCGCTGGCCATCAACCCGCCGACCGCGGTCCGCGCGGCCCTGGGCGCGCTGGCGGTGATCGCCGCGGCGTTCGTCCTCTACCTGCTGCTGCGGTGGTCGGAGAGGATCGGACTGCGCAAACGTCTCGAGGAGATCTCCGAGGAGCGCGAGTTCGCCCTCCAACTCCGAATCAGCCTGGTCGGCCTGTTCCTCCTCGCGGCCATCGCTTCCACCACCCACGTCTCGATCATGATCGCCGGCTTCACACTCGGCCTGGCCGTCTCGGCGGTCGGAGAACCCCGGCGAATGGCCTCGCAGCTCTTCGCCGTGGGCGAGGGCTTCCTCGGCCCGCTGTTCTCCGTCTGGCTGGGTGCGGTGGTCGACCTGCGCCACCTGATCGAGCACCCGAAGTTCATCGTGCTCGGGCTCGCGCTCGGGCTCGGTTCGCTCCTCGCCCACGGTGCGATCCGCTTCGCCGGCGTCCCGGCATCGCTGGCGGTGCTGTCCGCGGCGCAGGTGAGCCTGCCGGTGTCGGCCGTGACCGTCGGCGAGGAACTGCACGTGCTCGCGGCGGGGGAGGGCGGCGCGCTGATCGTCGGCGGGGTGGTGACGATCCTCGGCGTCGCGATCGCCGCGGGGCGCGCCACCCGGCAGATGGGCGATCCGGCGCGGGCTCAGCTCACGGCGTAG
- a CDS encoding alpha-hydroxy-acid oxidizing protein, which translates to MADYGSFQDGIYAEGLVAKHRHFPYTFDDLQARAQQVLDHSLFDYVRGGAGDEATQDVNVTELRRYGFVPRMLRDRSVRDLSTTFLGAELDAPVVLCPVGVNGLVHENGDLEVARAAATLNVAAMYSTLSEAPIEEIADARGDSFAAFQLYPTKDDQLTDNLVRRADAAGFDALTITLDTGSLGWRPRDLRNGYIPFLRGRCLANYLTDPRFIEHCGVENPAPLHAGVVWSSLFSKPTFSWEDIARIRRVTDLPIILKGICHAEDARRAATEGIDAIACSNHGGRQANGGLPAISHLEGVLEAGLPVTFDSGVRDGVDILRVVGLGATLAGIGRPYVYGLTLGGAAGVEHVLRSMLAEADLTMAADCLTTLADLHVVKR; encoded by the coding sequence ATGGCGGACTACGGCAGCTTCCAGGACGGCATCTACGCGGAGGGTCTGGTCGCGAAGCACCGCCACTTCCCGTACACCTTCGACGATCTGCAGGCGCGGGCGCAGCAGGTGCTCGACCACTCCCTGTTCGACTACGTGCGCGGCGGCGCGGGCGACGAGGCCACGCAGGACGTGAACGTCACCGAGCTGCGGCGCTACGGCTTCGTGCCCCGGATGCTCCGCGACCGCAGCGTGCGGGATCTGTCGACGACCTTCCTCGGCGCGGAGCTCGACGCGCCGGTCGTCCTGTGCCCCGTCGGAGTGAACGGCCTCGTGCACGAGAACGGTGACCTCGAAGTGGCCCGCGCCGCGGCGACGCTCAACGTCGCCGCGATGTACTCGACGCTCTCCGAGGCCCCGATCGAGGAGATCGCCGACGCCCGCGGCGACTCCTTCGCCGCCTTCCAGCTGTACCCGACCAAGGACGACCAGCTCACGGACAACCTGGTGCGCCGCGCCGATGCGGCCGGATTCGACGCGCTGACCATCACCCTCGACACCGGCAGCCTGGGCTGGCGGCCGCGGGACCTGCGCAACGGATACATCCCGTTCCTGCGCGGCCGCTGCCTCGCGAACTACCTCACCGACCCGCGGTTCATCGAGCACTGCGGGGTGGAGAATCCGGCGCCGCTGCACGCGGGGGTCGTCTGGTCGTCGCTGTTCAGTAAGCCCACCTTCTCCTGGGAGGACATCGCCCGGATCCGCCGGGTCACCGACCTGCCGATCATCCTCAAGGGCATCTGTCACGCCGAGGACGCGCGGCGGGCGGCCACCGAGGGCATCGACGCGATCGCCTGCTCGAATCACGGCGGCCGACAGGCCAACGGCGGCCTGCCCGCGATCAGCCACCTCGAGGGCGTGCTCGAGGCCGGCCTGCCGGTCACCTTCGACAGCGGCGTCCGCGACGGCGTCGACATCCTGCGCGTCGTCGGCCTCGGCGCCACGCTCGCCGGGATCGGGCGGCCGTACGTCTACGGGCTCACGTTGGGCGGTGCCGCGGGCGTCGAGCACGTGCTGCGCTCGATGCTGGCCGAGGCCGACCTGACGATGGCGGCGGACTGCTTGACCACGCTCGCCGACCTGCACGTCGTGAAGCGGTGA
- a CDS encoding alpha/beta fold hydrolase, whose protein sequence is MPHATLPDGARLAYTVHPAAPGATGPGVLLLAGQALAGSSWAPVVEDFRAAGPVITFDHRGIGASDDVFPRGWSTRDCAADALAVLDAARADGALGDAVDVYGFSMGGRAAQWLAADHPDRVRRLILGATTVGDAHGVPRPSEVLRILVRSDRRALLELFFTPDWLAANPGAAEAIIAQPRSLPAQRAHFAASTDHDAWAALPWIAAPTLVLHGAQDHMCPAENAGILHAAIAGARLRVYPGMRHGYHLQELAATADALEFLTAP, encoded by the coding sequence ATGCCCCACGCGACCCTCCCGGACGGTGCCCGGCTCGCTTACACGGTGCACCCCGCGGCGCCCGGCGCGACGGGCCCCGGTGTGCTGTTGCTCGCCGGGCAGGCGCTCGCCGGATCGTCGTGGGCTCCCGTCGTGGAGGACTTCCGCGCCGCCGGGCCCGTGATCACCTTCGACCATCGCGGCATCGGCGCCAGCGACGACGTCTTCCCCCGCGGCTGGAGCACCCGCGACTGCGCGGCGGACGCCCTGGCAGTGCTCGACGCGGCACGCGCGGACGGCGCCCTCGGCGACGCGGTGGACGTGTACGGCTTCTCGATGGGCGGCCGCGCGGCCCAGTGGCTCGCCGCCGACCACCCCGACCGGGTCCGCCGCCTGATCCTGGGCGCGACCACCGTCGGCGACGCCCACGGTGTGCCCCGGCCCAGTGAGGTGCTCCGCATCCTGGTCCGCTCCGACCGTCGCGCGCTCCTCGAACTGTTCTTCACCCCGGACTGGCTCGCGGCGAACCCCGGCGCGGCCGAGGCGATCATCGCGCAGCCCCGTTCGCTGCCCGCGCAGCGCGCGCACTTCGCCGCGAGCACCGACCACGACGCCTGGGCGGCGCTGCCGTGGATCGCCGCACCGACCCTGGTGCTGCACGGCGCACAGGACCACATGTGCCCGGCCGAGAACGCGGGGATCCTGCACGCCGCGATCGCCGGTGCCCGGCTGCGCGTGTACCCCGGGATGCGGCACGGCTACCACCTCCAGGAGCTGGCCGCCACGGCGGACGCGCTGGAGTTCCTCACCGCTCCCTGA
- a CDS encoding flavodoxin domain-containing protein — MSVHIFYGSSTGTAEGAANAMFDVFAKAGSVELHDMMDGEIDALDPADFHVFSCATYGEGELPAGSTEFFEDLLEAAPDLTGLRFAVFGLGDTIYVDTYNAGGKTIVKHLTGLGAVQVGERFEHDNSGTDDVDEKAVEWAEAIVGQI, encoded by the coding sequence ATGTCTGTTCACATCTTCTACGGTTCCTCGACCGGCACCGCCGAGGGCGCCGCGAACGCCATGTTCGACGTGTTCGCCAAGGCCGGCTCCGTCGAGCTGCACGACATGATGGACGGCGAGATCGACGCACTGGATCCCGCGGACTTCCACGTCTTCTCGTGCGCCACGTACGGCGAGGGCGAGCTGCCCGCCGGTTCCACCGAGTTCTTCGAGGACCTGCTCGAGGCCGCGCCCGATCTCACGGGTCTGCGGTTCGCCGTCTTCGGGCTGGGCGACACGATCTACGTCGACACCTACAACGCCGGCGGAAAGACGATCGTCAAGCATCTCACCGGCCTGGGCGCCGTCCAGGTGGGCGAGCGCTTCGAGCACGACAACTCCGGCACTGACGATGTGGACGAGAAGGCCGTGGAGTGGGCCGAGGCGATCGTCGGCCAGATCTGA
- a CDS encoding MarR family winged helix-turn-helix transcriptional regulator, which yields MKPGDAEALRLAVGLLEERLRRLPAAGLRGSELFVLATVEALGPEAFPTAIGDRLDMKRSNVSVAVADLRRRGFLQDDADGSDGRRRPVALTERGRAALHARDAAQDAWLVQTGGAQLTADEAALLRDAVPLLLRLAAGEDPA from the coding sequence ATGAAGCCCGGCGACGCAGAGGCGCTGCGCCTCGCGGTGGGCCTGCTGGAGGAACGACTCCGGCGGTTGCCCGCCGCGGGGCTGCGCGGCTCCGAGCTGTTCGTGCTCGCCACCGTCGAGGCGCTGGGACCGGAGGCCTTCCCGACGGCGATCGGCGACCGGCTCGACATGAAGCGCTCGAACGTGTCCGTCGCGGTGGCCGACCTGCGCCGCCGCGGCTTCCTGCAGGACGACGCCGACGGCTCCGACGGGCGACGGCGGCCCGTCGCCCTCACCGAACGCGGACGGGCCGCACTGCACGCCCGCGACGCCGCGCAGGACGCCTGGCTCGTGCAGACCGGGGGCGCGCAGCTCACCGCCGATGAGGCGGCGCTGCTGCGCGACGCCGTGCCGCTGCTGCTGCGCCTCGCCGCCGGCGAGGACCCGGCCTGA
- a CDS encoding flotillin family protein: protein MTVSILLAAGAAVIVILLALWIFFHNYIKSPPDQVAIFTGRGEMKVVRGGARFKVPGLERVDYMPLRPFEVRIALSNARSIDGVPVELQAVGLVRIGTTDEMTRTAAQRFLTANMAELENQINEILAGSLRGIAATMTVEHLNSNREALARGVVEEAGGDLARIGMEVDILKIAGIEDRNGYLESLGQKRIAEVKRDADIGKAEAERDSLIRSADARRAGEIAQTEAETAIAEAQQGRDVRIAQLRAQTEAENAEADQAGPLAKAKAEKNVGIALEEAEAARIEARTEVERKRRAQAEAALEADVIAPAEAQRQAAITRAEGERQSAILTAEARANSTRLDGESAADARKSAAAAVEAELRADAAGKLAQAEVQAESIRLEGESKATARKVAAEALEAELRADAAGKQAQAEAFNQYNADAARLLLVPQVLATIEGAVRSQSEATAAIDSINIIGGGQNDATGGLLGLSAQSIASIVAALRAQGIDLSKLLDGDAAGPAPTPATVEPAATAADTVDAR, encoded by the coding sequence ATGACCGTATCGATCCTGCTCGCGGCCGGTGCCGCGGTGATCGTGATCCTGTTGGCGCTGTGGATCTTCTTCCACAACTACATCAAGTCCCCGCCGGACCAGGTCGCCATCTTCACCGGCCGCGGCGAGATGAAGGTGGTGCGCGGCGGCGCCCGGTTCAAGGTGCCGGGGCTCGAGCGCGTCGACTACATGCCGCTGCGCCCGTTCGAGGTGCGCATCGCGCTGAGCAACGCCCGCAGCATCGACGGTGTGCCCGTCGAACTGCAGGCCGTCGGCCTGGTGCGCATCGGCACCACCGACGAGATGACCCGCACCGCGGCGCAGCGCTTCCTCACCGCCAACATGGCGGAGCTGGAGAACCAGATCAACGAGATCCTGGCCGGCAGCCTGCGCGGCATCGCCGCGACCATGACCGTCGAGCACCTCAACAGCAACCGCGAGGCCCTGGCGCGCGGCGTGGTGGAGGAGGCCGGCGGCGACCTCGCGCGCATCGGCATGGAAGTCGACATCCTCAAGATCGCCGGTATCGAGGACCGCAACGGGTACCTCGAATCGCTCGGCCAGAAGCGCATCGCCGAGGTCAAGCGCGACGCCGACATCGGTAAGGCCGAGGCCGAGCGGGACTCGCTGATCCGCTCCGCCGACGCCCGTCGCGCCGGCGAGATCGCGCAGACCGAGGCCGAGACCGCGATCGCCGAGGCCCAGCAGGGCCGCGACGTGCGCATCGCCCAGTTGCGTGCCCAGACCGAGGCGGAGAACGCCGAGGCCGACCAGGCGGGCCCGCTCGCCAAGGCGAAGGCGGAGAAGAACGTCGGCATCGCGCTCGAGGAGGCCGAGGCCGCGCGCATCGAGGCCCGCACCGAGGTCGAGCGCAAGCGTCGCGCGCAGGCCGAGGCGGCGCTCGAGGCCGACGTGATCGCGCCCGCCGAGGCGCAGCGGCAGGCCGCGATCACCCGCGCCGAGGGTGAGCGCCAGTCCGCGATCCTCACCGCCGAGGCCCGCGCGAACTCGACCCGCCTGGACGGCGAGTCGGCGGCGGACGCCCGCAAGTCGGCCGCCGCTGCCGTTGAGGCGGAGCTCCGCGCCGACGCGGCCGGCAAGCTCGCTCAGGCCGAGGTGCAGGCCGAGTCGATCCGCCTCGAGGGCGAGTCCAAGGCGACGGCCCGCAAGGTCGCGGCTGAGGCGCTCGAAGCCGAGCTGCGCGCCGACGCGGCCGGTAAGCAGGCACAGGCCGAGGCGTTCAACCAGTACAACGCGGACGCGGCACGCCTGCTGCTCGTGCCCCAGGTGCTCGCCACCATCGAGGGCGCGGTGCGGTCCCAGTCCGAGGCCACCGCGGCGATCGATTCCATCAACATCATCGGCGGCGGGCAGAACGACGCCACCGGAGGCCTGCTCGGGCTGTCGGCCCAGTCGATCGCGTCGATCGTCGCCGCCCTGCGCGCACAGGGCATCGACCTGTCGAAGCTGCTCGACGGCGACGCCGCCGGACCGGCCCCCACGCCCGCGACGGTCGAACCGGCCGCGACGGCCGCGGACACCGTCGACGCGCGGTAG
- a CDS encoding NfeD family protein, whose product MTVFAVCAVIGILVLIASLILGDFEIGGVEVGSADAGLPWLSAPALAAAVGVFGVVGWPLSVGTSLPMPAVVGAAAVSGVAAYTLLMVVLRAMRRAQTGTVAGLRAAVGTIGELSMDIPAGGWGQVSYVDSESVRAVTTAILVDPGAAARDGEQVLIVDVEGDRLVVQPLDTRD is encoded by the coding sequence GTGACCGTTTTCGCAGTGTGTGCCGTCATCGGGATCCTGGTCCTGATCGCGTCACTGATCCTGGGGGACTTCGAGATCGGGGGAGTCGAGGTCGGCAGCGCCGACGCCGGGCTGCCCTGGCTCAGCGCGCCCGCACTGGCAGCCGCGGTCGGCGTCTTCGGAGTCGTCGGCTGGCCGCTGTCGGTGGGGACTTCGCTGCCGATGCCCGCCGTGGTCGGCGCCGCCGCGGTGTCCGGCGTCGCTGCGTACACCCTGCTCATGGTGGTGCTGCGCGCCATGCGTCGCGCGCAGACCGGCACCGTCGCCGGGCTGCGGGCCGCGGTCGGCACCATCGGCGAGCTCAGCATGGACATCCCCGCCGGCGGGTGGGGGCAGGTCAGCTACGTCGATTCCGAGTCCGTGCGCGCCGTGACCACCGCGATCCTCGTCGATCCCGGGGCCGCGGCCCGCGACGGTGAGCAGGTGCTCATCGTCGACGTCGAGGGCGACCGGCTCGTCGTGCAGCCGCTGGACACCCGGGACTGA
- a CDS encoding MFS transporter has product MATPVPSPGPRHRGLVLVACSLSLLISSMDVTIVNVALPAIGRQMQASVTHLQWVVDVYTLTLASLLVLSGATADRLGRRRVFRIGLTVFAAGSLLCSIAPTIDVLIGARAIQALGGSMLTPVALSIVTAVFTEPSERARAIGVWGAVVGVSTAIGPLVGGLLIDALGWRSVFWVNLPVCAVALALTYAVVPESKASRPRSIDPLGQVLAIAVMFTAVFGLIERAPLMLLLSAATLVAFLAHERRHPSPFIDLRFFRSIPFSAATLTAVCAFAGFGAFLFTMSLYLQTVRHFTAVQTGLMFLPMAVCVLLASPVSGRWVARFGPRPSLLGAGALMTAAATALTTVDAHTPVPELGVVFAAFGIGFGLVNAPITNSAVSGMPLDRTGAAAAVASTSRQLGISLGVALCGLVAGDALWWAVAAFAAVVIALALVSTGARAERSRARIAPLLEAQEPADAR; this is encoded by the coding sequence ATGGCGACCCCCGTCCCGAGCCCCGGTCCTCGACACCGCGGCCTCGTCCTCGTGGCCTGCAGCCTGAGCCTGCTGATCTCGTCGATGGACGTGACCATCGTCAACGTCGCCCTCCCGGCGATCGGTCGGCAGATGCAGGCCTCGGTCACCCACCTGCAGTGGGTCGTCGACGTCTACACCCTCACGCTGGCGAGCCTGCTCGTGCTCTCCGGCGCCACCGCGGACCGGTTGGGCCGGCGCCGCGTCTTCCGGATCGGCCTGACGGTCTTCGCGGCGGGTTCGCTGCTGTGCAGCATCGCGCCGACGATCGACGTGCTCATCGGCGCACGCGCGATCCAGGCTCTCGGCGGCTCGATGCTCACCCCGGTGGCGCTGTCGATCGTCACCGCCGTGTTCACCGAACCCTCCGAACGCGCCCGCGCCATCGGCGTGTGGGGCGCGGTGGTGGGCGTCTCGACCGCCATCGGGCCGCTGGTGGGCGGTCTGCTCATCGACGCGCTCGGATGGCGGTCGGTGTTCTGGGTGAACCTGCCGGTCTGCGCCGTCGCCCTGGCTCTGACCTACGCGGTGGTGCCCGAGTCGAAGGCGTCGAGGCCCCGCAGCATCGACCCACTCGGCCAGGTCCTGGCCATCGCGGTCATGTTCACCGCCGTGTTCGGCCTGATCGAGCGCGCCCCGCTGATGCTCCTGCTGTCCGCGGCGACGCTGGTGGCGTTCCTCGCCCACGAGCGGCGTCACCCCTCGCCCTTCATCGATCTGCGCTTCTTCCGCAGCATCCCGTTCTCGGCGGCGACACTCACCGCGGTGTGCGCGTTCGCGGGCTTCGGCGCCTTCCTGTTCACGATGTCGCTGTACCTGCAGACCGTCCGGCACTTCACCGCCGTGCAGACGGGCCTGATGTTCCTGCCGATGGCGGTGTGCGTCCTGCTCGCCTCGCCCGTCTCGGGTCGATGGGTCGCCCGGTTCGGCCCGCGCCCGTCGCTCCTCGGCGCGGGCGCGCTGATGACGGCTGCGGCCACGGCCCTGACCACGGTGGACGCGCACACCCCGGTACCCGAACTGGGCGTCGTCTTCGCCGCCTTCGGCATCGGCTTCGGTCTGGTCAACGCGCCGATCACCAACTCCGCCGTGAGCGGGATGCCGCTCGATCGGACCGGTGCGGCCGCAGCGGTCGCGAGCACCAGCCGGCAACTGGGGATCAGTCTGGGGGTGGCACTGTGCGGCCTCGTCGCCGGCGACGCGCTGTGGTGGGCGGTCGCGGCGTTCGCGGCGGTCGTCATCGCACTGGCGCTCGTGTCGACGGGCGCCCGCGCCGAGCGCTCCCGCGCGCGGATCGCGCCGCTGCTCGAGGCGCAGGAGCCCGCCGATGCCCGGTGA
- a CDS encoding MarR family winged helix-turn-helix transcriptional regulator: MPGEHPDEVWSLLVRAVIDSRSDWRRAVAERTGLPFSRLRVLRRLDRFGPLTLKQLAAAADIDPPAATVAVNDLVDRGYVRRTVALEDRRAKVVTITDSGRARVRAMLAVEDPAPAAIRSLPPRELARLADLARALGG; this comes from the coding sequence ATGCCCGGTGAGCACCCCGACGAGGTGTGGAGCCTGCTCGTGCGCGCCGTGATCGACAGCCGCTCGGACTGGCGCCGCGCGGTCGCCGAGCGCACGGGCCTGCCGTTCAGCCGGCTGCGCGTCCTGCGGCGACTCGACCGGTTCGGCCCGCTCACCCTCAAGCAACTGGCCGCGGCCGCAGACATCGATCCGCCCGCCGCCACCGTCGCGGTCAACGACCTCGTCGATCGCGGGTACGTGCGGCGCACCGTCGCGCTCGAGGACCGGCGGGCGAAGGTCGTCACGATCACCGACAGCGGGCGCGCGAGAGTCAGGGCGATGCTGGCCGTCGAGGATCCCGCACCGGCGGCGATCCGGTCACTGCCCCCGCGGGAGCTCGCCCGGTTGGCCGATCTCGCGCGGGCCCTGGGCGGGTAG